Below is a genomic region from Neorhizobium galegae.
CGCAACCGCCGCGTTGTCTCCCGCCGACATATCGGAGCCGATCCGCCGCACGCTCGGGCGTTTCAGAAACATCAACGTGATGCTGGCGGAAGTCACCGGCGTCGATGCGGTGGGCAAGACCGTGACGCTCGATAACGGCTCCACCGTCCCTTACGACCGCCTCGTCATCGCCACCGGCTCGGATTACAACTATTTCGGCCACGACGACTGGCGCGCCTGGGCGCCGGGGCTGAAAACCATCCACGAAGCAAGGCTGATCCGCCAGCGATTGCTGCTCGCCTTCGAGAAGGCCGAGCTGTCCCATGATCCGGAAGAAAAGAAGGCGCTGCTCACCAGCGTCATCATCGGCGGCGGTCCGACCGGCGTCGAAATGGCCGGCGCGATCGCAGAGCTCGGCCATTTCATGATCGCCCGCGACTTCCGCAAGCTGGAGCCCGATCATCTGCGGGTCATCCTCATCGAGGCCGGCCCGAAGATCCTCGCCACCTTTCCCGACAACCTCACCCAATATGCCATGAAGGCGCTGGAAAAGGCGGGCGTCGAGGTGATGACCAATCTGGCCGTCGAATCCGTCACCAAGGACGAGGTCATCGCCGGCTCGCAGCGTTTCCGCACCAGCTGCGTCATCTGGGGTGCGGGCGTCAAAGCCTCGCCCTCGGCCAGATGGCTCGGCATCGAAGGCAAGGCGGGCGGGCGCATTCCGGTCGAACCGGACCTCTCCATCACCGGCTTTCCGGATATTTTTGCGATCGGCGATACGGCGCTGGGCCTTGGCGAAGACGGCAAGCCACTGCCTGCCCTTGCCCAGGTCGCCAAGCAGCAGGGCCAGTACCTCGGCAAGGCGCTGCGGGCAAAACTTCTCGACGGCAAGCCGGCCGAATCTTTCCGCTTCCAAAATCGCGGCAATACGGCCGTCATCGGCCGCGATGCGGCGATCTTCGACTTCGGCAAGTGGACGCTGAAGGGCCGGCTCGCGTGGTTCCTCTGGGCGCTCGTCCACGTCTACCTGCTGGTCAATTTCGAAAAGCGCCTGCTCGTCAGCGTGCAATGGATCTGGCGTTACC
It encodes:
- a CDS encoding NAD(P)/FAD-dependent oxidoreductase; its protein translation is MAGENIQNGMTGGNTKPPHIVIVGAGFGGLATAGALGNSAIDVTVIDRRNHNLFQPLLYQVATAALSPADISEPIRRTLGRFRNINVMLAEVTGVDAVGKTVTLDNGSTVPYDRLVIATGSDYNYFGHDDWRAWAPGLKTIHEARLIRQRLLLAFEKAELSHDPEEKKALLTSVIIGGGPTGVEMAGAIAELGHFMIARDFRKLEPDHLRVILIEAGPKILATFPDNLTQYAMKALEKAGVEVMTNLAVESVTKDEVIAGSQRFRTSCVIWGAGVKASPSARWLGIEGKAGGRIPVEPDLSITGFPDIFAIGDTALGLGEDGKPLPALAQVAKQQGQYLGKALRAKLLDGKPAESFRFQNRGNTAVIGRDAAIFDFGKWTLKGRLAWFLWALVHVYLLVNFEKRLLVSVQWIWRYLTQQRGARLIDENAATSVPSSTQRTET